GATCGCTAAGACTCTCTGGTGGCTCTAAAGGGAAAGATAGGTTGAAAGTTTTATCTTTCCTGGATGATGtgtttatggttttaatttaCATCTTCTATGATGCTATACTTCTTTGAAATATTATGTCTCTATGGAAATTGGTAGCTGATGGATTTCGTTAGTCCTGAGTGTCAGATGGTATTATTTGAGTAGCTTTCAGTGTTTTCGAGGTAGAACTCTAAAAATGTAAGATTGTCTTCATGTTTCAGTCATGGGACACAACGTCGATATCCTTAACAGCGGGATGTGATCTATTCATGCGCTATGTGACTCGAACATCTGCTTTAGAATTTGAGGACTTCAACTCTGCGAAATCCCGTGTGCTTGAACGTGCTGAGAAATTTGGGGAAATATCTTGCAAGGTCAGTGTTCTCTTCGAACGGGAATTGTTTACATAAATAGTtagtagaagaagagtttgaacAGTAACTGGAAATTTTGCAGGCCCGAACGATAATTGCAATGCTTAGTCAAGATTTCATATTTGATGGGTGTACTATTCTGGTCCATGGTTTCTCCAGAGTTGTGTTTGAAATACTAAAGACATCAGCgcaaaacaagaaactctTTCGAGTGTTGTGCACAGGTACTTTTCTTAAGACTTAGAGATCAATTGGATATGACATCTTCCAGTTATCTCATTCTGATTTTCCTAACTGACAATCACATTTCCGTTGCATCCGTGGAAACAAAATACAGAGGGAAGGCCAGATAAAACAGGTGTACTGCTAGCTAACGAGCTTGCAAAACTTGATATTCCTGTGAAGCTTCTGATCGATTCAGCCGTGGCCTATAGCATGGATGAAGTAGACATGGTGTTTGTTGGAGCTGATGGAGTAGTTGAAAGTGGCGGGATAATTAACATGATGGGAACTTACCAAATCGCCCTAGTCGCACAGAGTATGAATAAACCAGTCTATGTAGCTGCAGAGAGTTACAAGGTAACCTcccaaaactttaaaagttttaaaaacttgATTGCAAAAACATCAATGatccatcatcttctttcttgttttcttgcaAGCGAAGTTTGCACGGCTCTACCCGTTGGATCAAAAGGACTTAGAACCAGCCTTGCGACCTATTGATTTCAGTGTTCCTGTTCCTCCTAAGGTTGAGGTAGAAAGATCTGCAAGGGACTACACTCCTCCTCAGTACTTGACTCTACTCTTCACTGATCTTGGTGTTCTCACTCCATCTGTAGTAAGTGACGAGCTTATTCAGCTTTACTTGTAAGTGAAGCTGTCTAATTCCTATAGCTGGTCTGAAATCTCtcattttttgtataaaaataaaaacaaaaacaccatATTTTTGGCTATACACAGACATAGTTTGTCTCTGATTCTTACTGCTAATgcacattttttttggtagtagCGAGATCTTTGTGACTTGTCATCTTTACTCAAAATTTATCACCCAAGTTTCAATATATAGTTACtagtatatattatagtatgatcatttctggtttttgatttcttgattAGAGATATGTATTGctatattgttttattattgttagaatcatttgtgtttttttgcaaaagtatatatatccttttaacactttaaaatgtttgcacaaaaaaaaaaatggtatgGTATGCGCTGGATATTGAAAAGTTGCAATTATTGCAGTGTAGTGATAAATGACCTATAATGTAACATGGAATATCATatgatttgatgttttgaaaatgAGAGCATGAGAAACGTGATAGAATTAAAGATGGTAAATTCttagtattattttaatgCTTGGTCTAAGTAACTACTCCCTCTGTTTCataatataagttgttttggaacaatttttttgttttactatataagttgttttcaagtttctatacaaattatatattattttaatattttatgattatttatgtTATGTAGTCTCTTTTGTGATTAgtagaattttttaaaagtaaatatttttaatttgcgtgtttttatttaaaacaatttatattgTAAAACAGATGGAATATTATTATAGGCTATAGGCCTATAGCTAATGTTTGGATCTAACTGCTAACGTTGTAAGATTCATAAAACACCGGCCACTTACAATCCCacgttttttttaaaaatattacgTTCTTTCCTGGAATTACCCATATacacgttttttttgttatcttcgtGCTCAACTGTTTACAAAAGTATACTGTATTCGGGAAGGtgaaaaaagataaaattatttcGGAACATCTAATATACTAACacaataaatgaaattaaaaatatatttgtaaagaCATTAAAGATGGCAAATATATCTGTCCACACCacattttaattcttttttatatcattAGTCTATAACATTTGATTAAGTTTCACGTTTTAGAAAAGTGATTAtgtataaactaaaaatataaatagattaCTTTacaacaaacttttttttagcaTTTTACATTTGTTCATTTAACAACAACTATAACATATTGaattcgagtttttttttccttttcccaATCATTCCATTGAATGTATGAGTTTAGGTCTTAGGGTTATTTTCTGATGAATAGCAAAAGTAGTAATTCCCGACAAGAAATTGGCCAATGTCGAAAAAGTCAAATTCCACATTTTAATTGAGACATAAAAGACACATCACTCAATACAGTAAAATATCTACTTTTATATATTCCCAAAAACCATTCGGCTTCTGCTTCcacttcatctctctctctctctcccttctcACATTTCTCTCCACTCAGATTTCCAATTCCTAAAGATAGAGAGAATGACTAAAATCTCTGTTGGATTGCAACTTGTGACAAGAGATTCGAGggaaaaactaaacaatatagtGATCAAATCTTCACTGAGACTAAACCGATCCAATCCAAACATCTCGGAGCTTTGTTTCCTTAAAACATGTCATCTCTGCAATAAACAACTCCATCAAGACAAAGATGTTTACATGTACAGGtacgatatttttttttttttattactatattaTATACTCTTTGTAAACGAAAGATGTTctgttcttgattctcaattttttttttttgttgaaaacagaggagattTGGGATTTTGTAGTAGAGAGTGCAGAGAAAGTCAGATGTTGATTGATGATAGAAAAGAACTAGAGGCTTCGACGAAGATGATGTTGGCTTCGTACAGACGATGTAATAACGGCGCCGGAAAAAGCGAGTCTCGGAATTTGTTTGATGATCTCCGGCGACGACGTCAATTATTTATAGTTCCTTGAGGCTTCTTTAAGCAATAtctaattatagtttttttggttacacATCTTATGAAAGTTAttagtaaaagaaagagaattaaATTGTATCTCCGGTtgtcatttttcaaaatcttaaatgtTAATTGGACAGTTTATGTGGTGATCTCATTCTCAGGTGGTTTAATTACTGATTTAGTAAAAATGCTCATTAATTAGTTAGGTTAATTGTAGCtgttgaccaaaaataaagattacTTGTAGTCACACGTTAATTAGTGAGATAATTAAATGATACAAAGTGTCATATGAGATATGACTCATATTTCATAACTAAATCTGATTAATTCGAAGAACATTTTAATATTCAGATTGGATCGTGACATGATGGATATGAACTGGataaagaattattttaaagaagaaaatctctctgataaataaattattcgatttgcttcttttttttttatgtatggGAGATATTTTAAATGTATGTGACAGGGACATAGACACTCTTTGGTTGAGAAGATATGAACAACTCATTTAGTCACGTGTTGAATATGTACAGGCCAAAATACTGTATTTTAAACAATTGGAATTATTGTTTTACTTGTCAAGTGATCACTTTGTTCAACCCAATTCCCCAactaatttattgttttatagtGTCACACTGTCACGAGTAACTAAGCAGGTTCGTGGTCTCGGCCCAATTAAAAGGCCAATCAATTAAACTAAATGCAAGTGCCTATAACTCGACCTATGAAGCCCACTATCTTAGCGATTCGGCCCAAAAAGACAACTTGCCTTGTGTAAAATGATTTCACTTTGTATCCATCCAATGATTCCAATTAATGAGAAGTTATGTTCAGATTTAAGAATTCCAGTTAGTGAACAAAAAATCAACTACTGgaatttgttttgcttcttataaatttggttagaaaaacaaaacataaggtTTATATctataaacacaaagaaattGTACTAATGTACAGTTCCGAAACGAGTATAGTCaattattaaaagttaaaatagtGAAACAAATAATTGCTCCATGAATGACATATTGACATCATTATCTGTTTCTTTGAGATAAGCTAATTTAGGAACTTGTCTCAATCCTGTAAAATGATTTGGACCCTACCTATTTTATTCATCTGTCTTTCTTTGCGTTCACAATTTgatcttaatatataaatatatagtacatGATTgcactaatatatatatatatatatatatatatatatattatatgtagtATAACTATACACGTATGAAgttgaattttataaaataaaattttcttttaactgaATTTCCAATAGTTGTTTATACATAATTTAGAAAGTTGCaaccataaaatatatttcaccataaaacaacaaaatatggtTTCCACGTACACATACACATAACACATACCTACTGAATATTCCGTAATTTACGATGCCTGATAATTTGGACCTAATAAAGTTAGTTAAGAGTAAACAGAATTACAaggaaattttaaattgagtTTAAGAAAACTAGTAATTGATTTGGAATGCTAGTTATCAAACAAAAggacaaatatatttttcggattatttttaataacttttttgtttgtcacgAAACGACAAAAGCTTTGtcataaaaaccaaatcctATCAACTTGCTCAAAAAGCTTCAATAATATCGTACGTGTCCTGCACACGCAGATTCATAAATGTGTTTCTATGCTTTTACAATTTTAGCCTTATGCATAACAGCATAAGGTCTTAATGGTCCTCTCTCCTAATCAAAATTACATTCAAAAGTTGTTGTATagtttttcattatattttcaataattcatttattttgtgcctatgttaaaacattttcataattcatttataatattatttaaatttaaatgttaaatatCTGTTCTGCGTTGGCTACTCCTGAATGCAAACAACATTGCAAAAGTATTTAGTTGTGTTTTTAATGCCTAATCACATTAATAGATACTAGATCTAAGGGAAATAGActttatgaaaaaatcaattgaCGTTAGgtaaaaatttgtttagacTATTTTTGTCTACCAGCAGACAACTCTGactaaatttttaatcttatttacTGCAACTAACtattaataaactaataaaatccTAATTTACAATATAGATCTACAGTAAATGAATATAAAAGTCTGGTAGTACCGTAAATAGTACATCAAGATAAGGGTATAATAGTAAACAACCATCGTACTCGcttcatcttttattttactctaaaatctctttctgaagaaaacaacaaagcaaagcgttgaagagagaagaagaagcaaagataTAACCCCCAAAAGTATCAATTAGTTTCCATTTTCGCCGCTAAGATTCTGTTTTCGAACATTTACACCCTCAAGAATCGCCGCCATGTGTGGAGGAGCTATAATATCCGATTTCATTCCACCGCCGAGGTCTCGCCGTAGAATTGGAATAGGTAagccttttaacaaaaaagagaagaaagaattggaataggtgaagaagataacagTAGAGTAATTAGAGTAGTAGTATATAGAGTGGTCATGGACGCTTCACTCTTGGGAGAAGTACGAATGCATCAAAAGATGTGGCCCCTGTCTCTATATTCGTAAAATGATTATCATCACAATATCATATAAAGGCCCATGGGTTAATAAAGACTATAAAGGGCCCGTAGAGTGATCTCAGAAACAGcttttcttattatttgagaagtttttttttgttgtctgcTAAACTTGTAAATAACATTGAAAATGAAGTGGAAGTATTACAAAAGCATTACTTAAACTAGAGTAACCTtggccaaaaagaaaataaaaaacaaggTTACAATACTTAGAATTGATGATAGAAATTTATCTGATCCAAAGTAACATTAGAGATCTCTAACGCTTCCGAAAGCGCCTTCCCGTAATGGTGTTGCGAATCTCGATCAATTATTTGAGAATATCCACACCAAAatccatatatttatttcataaataaaaatgtagatTGTTTTGGTATTCAAGACCAGATCTGATTTCtccaaaaactttaaaacttcGGGTTCAACTGGTTGAGCTATTCCATCTCAGGTAACACcgtaaaaaaacaagatatttttttgcacATGTTtcaatcatattaaaaaaaaatgcaagatcttttttagttaaaattttgtatgtgAACAAATGAATATTAATTGCTAAgtttagttgacaaaaaagcGTTGACGAAAGAAAAATGCTAAGTTTCTgtgaatgaaaatgaaaaaataaaaatatctaaatttatTTGCAAAGATAgattttagagagaaaaatctACAccacaattttcaaaatatgattaaacAACAACTTATAACATCTAATATTATGAATTATAACGTATGGACCTGATCCTGAAATGATATGGACGTAACTTGAATCTGTTTCTAGCTTTAGCTAGTTTGTCTGCTACTCGATTATTACACCCATCAAGTTTGACATATTTCTGTCTTTTCTTCAACATAAATCACAAGCTGTTGCTAGCCACCTTCAATGATGATCAAACGGATTCCCTGACATCAAAGACATTGGTAATGCGTGAAGGAAACTGAAATCTTTAGCTTCAATAGGATTTACGCTCTTTGATATGTCCAATAGATGAACTTCTTGCAAACATGAAGACATCTAAGTCGTCTCGAGCTATCCAACCCAAACCCATTGGAGCATTATTTGCTTCTTTAAAACTGCAATCGTGGTTGCATTTTCTCCATCCGTTAGATGGGTGGTGCCAAGTTCAAGTTGTATTTGCCTGATTCGTTGTAAGGGAATGTTATAGATCGTTTTGGTACTTATCTCCTGGGATATTCACATTCGTCCACTCTTTTACACCGTCTCGTACCTTTCTCACATCCGCTAGGagatttttatatatcctG
This sequence is a window from Arabidopsis thaliana chromosome 1 sequence. Protein-coding genes within it:
- a CDS encoding uncharacterized protein (unknown protein; FUNCTIONS IN: molecular_function unknown; INVOLVED IN: biological_process unknown; LOCATED IN: cellular_component unknown; Has 30201 Blast hits to 17322 proteins in 780 species: Archae - 12; Bacteria - 1396; Metazoa - 17338; Fungi - 3422; Plants - 5037; Viruses - 0; Other Eukaryotes - 2996 (source: NCBI BLink).), whose amino-acid sequence is MKSDIIAPPHMAAILEGVNVRKQNLSGENGN
- a CDS encoding linoleate 9S-lipoxygenase-4 protein, putative (DUF581) (Protein of unknown function (DUF581); CONTAINS InterPro DOMAIN/s: Protein of unknown function DUF581 (InterPro:IPR007650); BEST Arabidopsis thaliana protein match is: Protein of unknown function (DUF581) (TAIR:AT1G53903.1); Has 508 Blast hits to 508 proteins in 19 species: Archae - 0; Bacteria - 0; Metazoa - 0; Fungi - 0; Plants - 508; Viruses - 0; Other Eukaryotes - 0 (source: NCBI BLink).), giving the protein MTKISVGLQLVTRDSREKLNNIVIKSSLRLNRSNPNISELCFLKTCHLCNKQLHQDKDVYMYRGDLGFCSRECRESQMLIDDRKELEASTKMMLASYRRCNNGAGKSESRNLFDDLRRRRQLFIVP
- a CDS encoding translation initiation factor eIF-2B subunit alpha (Eukaryotic translation initiation factor 2B (eIF-2B) family protein; FUNCTIONS IN: GTP binding, translation initiation factor activity; INVOLVED IN: translational initiation, cellular metabolic process; LOCATED IN: eukaryotic translation initiation factor 2B complex; CONTAINS InterPro DOMAIN/s: Initiation factor 2B related (InterPro:IPR000649), Protein of unknown function DUF567 (InterPro:IPR007612); BEST Arabidopsis thaliana protein match is: Eukaryotic translation initiation factor 2B (eIF-2B) family protein (TAIR:AT1G53900.1); Has 4713 Blast hits to 4711 proteins in 1040 species: Archae - 371; Bacteria - 1745; Metazoa - 521; Fungi - 487; Plants - 467; Viruses - 0; Other Eukaryotes - 1122 (source: NCBI BLink).) is translated as MWRESASFILDKHQNNKPISLTHSIDSPPPPSASMADENPNPNPISAYYQTRAAHHGIVTSEWLEQAQAAVRRYPDRDSLVSGRPFSVIEDFNSWRQQPDLAEAVAAIRALAAVIRASEATTMMELEIELKKASDTLKSWDTTSISLTAGCDLFMRYVTRTSALEFEDFNSAKSRVLERAEKFGEISCKARTIIAMLSQDFIFDGCTILVHGFSRVVFEILKTSAQNKKLFRVLCTEGRPDKTGVLLANELAKLDIPVKLLIDSAVAYSMDEVDMVFVGADGVVESGGIINMMGTYQIALVAQSMNKPVYVAAESYKFARLYPLDQKDLEPALRPIDFSVPVPPKVEVERSARDYTPPQYLTLLFTDLGVLTPSVVSDELIQLYL